The stretch of DNA CCTGCTTCGCCATAGCAGTCGAGACGACTACGGGCGGTGCTGTAAACGTTTGGTGGCAGCCGCCGTCTGCGGGAGACCACGGGTTTCGGACCCTGCGTTTGCAGCGCGATCCGATTTATCGGTCCCGACGGAACCATCGTGGACGAACCATGGCGACTCTCAACAGACAGTCGGCGAACAAGATCAGCATGCTTTCGACGGTGATAGACAGCGCGATGGAGTTCCGACGCGGCCGCCGGAAGAGCGGGCTCTTGCTCCTCGGCGCGGCCGCGCTCTCGTCCCGAATTCCCGGCATCGGGACCGCCGTGTCGCTACTCCTTCGACTGATTCGGCGACTCCGATAGCGCGAGTGGCCAATGGTCGACGTCACTGGCCACCTCGGGATGGCACTGCTGTTCGCCGCGCCGGCGTGGCTGGTCTGGGGCCGACGCGGTGCGCTCGGGTTCACGGCGTTCGCGATAGCGACGGCGATGCTGCCCGATACTGACCTCGTCCTTCGACACGTACTCCCGGTAACCCATCACGGAATCACTCACACCGTGGTATTCGTCGTCCTGGCGAGCATCCTCGCGGGGACGGTCGCCGCCCGCTATCTCACCGACTGGTTCAACGCCAATCGGCGAATTCGGAGCACCGAAATCGCCAGCGAGACGGTCTTCGTCTTCGCGACGGCCGGCCTGACCGTCGGCGGCGTCAGCCATCTGTTCGCCGACCTCCTCTCCGCGCCCGATATCGCCGCCCCGCTCGCGCCGTTCTGGCCCCTCTATTCCGAACCGGTGATCATCGACGTCATCTACTACGACTCGCCGATCTGGAACTTTGGACTGCTCGTCGTCGCTATCGGACTGCATCTCGTGCTCGCCCGCGACGAGCGCTCCCCGCTCGAGACGCGCTATCGGATCGGAAGCCGCGACGTGAGCGACGATTCGTCTCCCGCGAGCGGTAACGACTGAGTGCTCGCGTCGACGGCAACAGCGAGAAAATCGTCCGACGATCGATGCGCTCGCGCCGTTCGACACGCCGTCCGCTCAGGCGTCGAGTTCGAACGGTTCGTCGGCCTCGAGGACGTGGACCTCGGCGTCGCTGCCGGTGCCGCGCACCTCGCTGGCGAACTCCTCGGGGTCCTGTTCGATCGGCGGGAAGGTGTCGTAGTGCTGCGGGAACGCGTGGTCCACGTCGAGCCAGTCGACGGCGATGGCCGCCTGCTGGGGGCCCATCGTGAAGTGGTCGCCGATGGGGACGATGGCCGCGTCGGGCTCGAGGTACGGGCCGATGACCTCCCGCATTTCGGTCATGAGGCTGGTGTCGCCGGCGTGGTAGACCGTCGTCGACTCCTCGTCGCCGACCTGCGTCGGTTTCGTATCGGAGACGACGAAGCCGGCGGGCATCCCGCCGCTCGCGTCGTTTTCGGTCATGATTCCGTTCGTGTGGTCGGCACGCGTCATGGTGACGTACGCGTCGCCGCACTCGACGGTGCCGCCGAGGTTCATCCCCATGCCACCGACGGCGTCCTCGAAGCCGAACTCGTCCTCGCAGTAGGAGACGATCTCGGGCGTCGCGACCAGCGTCGCGTCCGAAAACTCGCCCGCGTGGGCGATGTGGTCGGCGTGGCCGTGCGTCAGCAACACGTAGTCCGGCGTGTCGACGTCCGCTGGCTCGAGGTCGGTCTTCGGGTTGTCGAAGAACGGATCGATCAGCAGGTCCGTCTCGCCGACGGTGACGTACCACGTCGAGTGGCCGTGCCAGGTGAGTTCCATAGCACCTGATGCGTTCGTGCGAAGTCGACTTAAAACTGGGCGCGCGCCGCGCTGCCGTGTTCCCCCGCTCGCGCCGTCGTCCCGCCGTCAATATCTCCTTGACGCACAACGAACGGTGAATACGATCACCAATATTTATACGTTAGATCCAGAAACGATAGAAAGCCGCAGGCGAACTGACACACCACGCATGCGGTCTGGGATCGCATCACCTCGATCGCCGTTTCGACGCGGTCGGCGGTCCGCTGCGATTTCCAGGGCGACCCGCGACCACCAACTCGGCGACCACCCCGCGGGAACCCACCGCCACTACCGGCCTCACCGAACGGGGCCGCGATGCCGTGTCGTTTTTTACCCGGGACCCGTACGGCGACTATGCTCGCACTCACGCTCGAGGAGTTCATGGTAGAGCTAAACGATGGCGCGATCAAGAACGTCGGTCCGAACAACAAGGCGGCGACGGTCAAGCTATTCGACGTCGACTCCGCCGAGGCGAGGGAGTTCGGCGACAAGCGCATCAAACTCGTCTTCGAGGACGAAGACGACAACGAGATTCAGGTCTCGTTATTCCCGGAGGACGTCCGGACGCTCGTCGACGAAATCGACTCGCTCGAGGACGATTCGCCCGTTTTCGACTGACGGCGGCGCTGTGTCACCGTCATACCGCGCGATCGGTATCACGAACGCATTTCGACAACCGTTTTAGGCCGAAACCGCTTGGTCCGAGTAGATGGGTAACTGTATCATCTGCGGCACACCCGTTGACGGCGAGATCTGTGAGAGTCACGAGGAGGATGCTGTATTCGAATTTCGCGGCACGTCCGCCTCGCAGCTCACACCCGGTCGGTACTACCGGGGGACCGTCGACGGCTACGCCGACTTCGGTGTCTTCGTCGACATCGGAGATCACGTCACTGGCCTGTTGCACAGAAGCGAACTCGACCAACGACTCGAAAGTCTCGACTGGGAGCCGGGGGACGACGTCTTCGTCCAGGTGCTCGACGTTCGAGACAACGGCAACGTCGATCTCGGGTGGTCGATCCGCCAGCGCGAACGCGAGTTCCGCGGCAAGCTGATCGAGACCGCCGACGACGAGTACCGGCCCGAAGAGGGCGGAGACGACGACGCGGCCGACGAGTCGTCGACACGGACGACCGACGACGATGCGGACGACCTCACCGACGACCGCGCGGCGAAAGCCGGCGAACTGCAGGCGTCCGCCGACGAGACCGAACCCGAACCGGAGCCAGAACCGGAGCCGGAGTCCGTCGACGAGGGCCAACCCGCGGCCGCCGAACCGACCAGCGCCGTCGCGAGTAGCGGCTCCGTCGCGACCGAGTCCGCCGCCGCGTCGGCGCCGGCGACCGACGAGGCCGCCGACGCCGACCTGGACGCCGCGCTCAAGCGGACGACCATCGGCGCCATCGAGAACACGGTCGGCAGCGTCGTCCGCCTCGAGGGCGAGATCACCGGCGTTCGCCAGACCAGCGGTCCCACGGTCTTCGAACTGCGCGACGAGACCGGAACCGTCGAGTGTGCGGCGTTCGAGGAAGCCGGCGTTCGCGCCTACCCCGACGTCGAACTCGAGGACGTCGTGGCGCTGGAAGGCGAGGTCGAACACCACCACGGCGACCTGCAGGTCGAGACTGAGTCCCTCGAGATCCTCGACGGCGAGGAGCGCGAGACGGTCGTCGACCGCCTCGAGAGCGCGATCGAACGCGAGGCGCGACCCGCGGATATCGCGCCGCTGGCCGACCACGAGGCAGTGGCGGCCGTCGAAGACGAAATCGCCGACGCGGCGACCGCGATCCGGCGGGCCGTCATGGAGGCGCGCCCGATCGTCGTCCGCCACGGCGCGACCGCCGACGGCTACGTCGCCGGTGCCGCCATCGAGCGCGCCGTCCTCCCGCTGATCCGCGAGAAACACACGCGCGAGGACGCGGAGTACCACTACTTCGAGCGCCGCCCGCTCGACGGCCGCGTCTACGACATGGACGCCGCCACCAGCGACGTCACCTCGATGCTCGAGGCCCGCGACCGCCACGGCGAGCAGTTCCCGCTCGTCGTCCTGGTCGACGCCGGTTCGACCGTCGAATCCGTCGACGGCTACGAACTGCTCTCGCTGTACGACGCCGATTCGCTCGTCATCGACGACAGCCGCGCCGACGAGGCGGTCGCCGACGCCGTCGACGTCGCCGTCGCCCCGTCGATCGCGGGCGTCGACGTCTCCGACGTCACCTCGACCGCGCTGGCGACCAACGTCGCCGCGCACGTCAACGACGACGTGCGAGCGGACCTCGAGCACCTCCCCGCGGTCAGCTACTGGGAGAATACGCCCGAGGCGTACCTCGAACTCGCCACCGAGGCCGGCTACGACGAAACCGACGTCTCCGAGCGTCGCGAAGCCGTCGCGCTCGAGGCCTACTACCAGTCCTACAAGGACAAGCGCGAACTCGTGATCGATCTGCTGTTCGGCGACGGTGACGAGTCCGATCGACCTCGAAACGGCGATCTGGCCGCCCACGTCTCTGAACAGTTCCGTGACAAGCTCGAGACCGAACTCGAGACGGCCCGCGAGAACCTCTCGGTTCGCGACGCCGACGGCGTCACCGTCTCCGTGCTCGACACGGACGCGTTCACGCACCGGTACAATTTCCCGACGACGATCCTGCTGCTGGACGCGCTCCACCGGACCGAACGCGACCGGACGGAGCCGCCAGCCGTCACCCTCGGCGTCGGCGACGACGAACTGCACGTTCGCGCGACCGAACCGGTGAACGTCCGCGACCTCGGCGACGCGATCGCCGAGGCAGTGCCCAACGGCGGCGTCAGCGTCGTCGGCGGCCGCGACGGCCACGTCGAGTTCCTGCCGGGCGAACGCGATGCAGTCCGCGAGGCGGCACTCGAGGCGCTCGCCGAGACGCTCGCGTAAGACTCGTCTTCCTCCGTCGTCCGCATCGATTCCGGCAGCGGCGGCGCTCGCCGAGAGCGTTCGCGAACCGACGAGGGGACCGAAGACGGCGGCGTCACCTCGAGTTTCGAAATTCGCGAACTCATCTGGCGGCCGGGACGCGTGGTCGCGTCACTCCCGCCCGTGGCGGCCAGCCGCGGTGAGTTCCGACGGGCAGCGGCTACTCGTTCGGGACCCGATCGATCACGATCGATCGGCTCGGCCCGTCACACGCCGAACCGGTAACGTATATCTGACACCGTGGTGATGAGTTACGTATGGACGCTATCGAGGGGACCGACCGCAGGGGGGATGCGGACGACCCGTGGAGCCGTGTCCGCGAGAACGCCACCGGAATCGCGTCGCTGCTCGTGACGGCGATCTGGCTCGGGGCGATGTTCACCGGCCAATCGTGGTGGCTCGCCGCGTTGCTCGTCGGCTACATCGCGGTTGTTCCGCTGGTCGCGATCCTGTTCGGCGACGAGGCGGACAGGCGGGAGTGGGCCGACGACTATCTGCCCGCTGCCGAGGCGGAATCGGACGGCGAGACGACGTCCGGCGAACCCGAGGCCGACGCTCGAGACGCGCTCGAAACCCTTCGCGAGCGCTACGCCGCGGGCGAGTTGACCGACGACCAGTTCGAGCGAAAACTCGAGCGACTGCTCGACACGGAGACGCTCGAGGACGCCCAGGCGTGGGCGCGAGACCGAACCCGGAGCGGCGAGCGGAACGGCGATCGGGAGCCCGAGTTCGACCGCTGACTCAGTCGTCGCTCGTCTCGGCCTCGTCGGATCGCTCGGTGCGTGCCGGCCGCTCGACCGCCGACGGGTCGGGCCAGGTGACGCTCCCGAGGAAGGGAATCCCGATTCGTTCGGCTGCTCGAGCGATCATGTGTGCGCCGGTCGGAACGGTCAGGAAGAGGAAGCCGATCCCGATGAGCGCGGTCAACCCCTCCCCGCCCGGGCCGAAGTGGACGAAGCCGGCCAGGAAGATCGCGGCAGTGCCGAGCGTCGTCGGCTTGCTCGTGGCGTGCATCCGGTTGTAGACGTTCGGCAGGCGGAGCAGCCCGATCGTCCCGACGGTCAGGAAGAAGGCCCCGACGACGATCAGCGCAATGACGACGGCGGTGTGGATCATTCGATCACCTCTCCTTCGGTGACGAACTTGGCGCCCGCGACGGTCGCGATGAACCCGATGATCGCGAGCACGAGGCTCACGGTGATAAAGAGGCCGCGGTCGGTCAGGAGCGCGAACAGGACGGCGATCGCGACGACGTTCGTGGCGATGGCGTCCAGCGCGACGACGCGGTCGGGGTTCGTCGGCCCGCGGATCACGCGGTAGCCACACAGGACACAGAGGGCGCTGACGAGGATCAGCGCACCCCGAATCGCCGTCTCGAGGACGGCGGGATCGCTCTCAGTCATCGTCGTCACCTCCGTCTTGGCGGCCCGGTCTCCTGTCTCTTTCCCCGCCGGAGACGACGATCGCCGGTGGCGGATCCGACGGCGACGCCTCCTCGTCGAACAGCTCGAGCGCGTAGTCCTCCCAGGTGCGGATCGGCTCGGCGATCGCCTCCGGGTCGTGGCCGTTGACGCCGTGGACGTACAGCGCGTTGGTTTCGTCGTCGTAATCGAGCGTCACCGTTCCGGGAGTGATCGTGATGCTGTTGGCGATGACGGTGATCGCGACGTCGGATTCGACGCGCAGCGGCACCAGGATCACCTCGGGTTCGATCGGCATTCCGGGCGAGAGCACCCGGTAGGCGACGTCGAGGTTCGCCCGCAGCAGTTCCCAGGTGAACGCGCCCAGATAGAGCCCGGCGTAGGGAAGCGCCCGGACGCCCCGACCGAGATCGAGGTGCTTGCTGTACAGCCGCCGGAAGACGAACGCGACCGGTAATCCGACGATCAGTCCCGCGAGGCTCCCCCGCACGAGCGAGATCGGGGTGAGGGGCAGGCCGCGAACCAGCACCCACAGCACGGCGAAGACGACGCCGACGACCGGCCACGTTCGCACCCGCATCAGTGGTCACCTCCGCTCGAGTCGCCCAGTTCGCTCGCGTCCGTGGGATCGACGGCCTCGACGTACTCCTCGGTGTCGAGCGCGGCCTCGGCGGCCGCGTCCGCGAACTCGTAGACGGGTTCGAAGCCCACGCCGACCGCGATGATCGCCGCCGCGAGTACCACGAGGACGGCCACCTGAACGCCATCGACCGTCGCCGTCTCCACGGGATCGGTCTCCGCTCCCCAGAAGCTCTGGTTCCACATCCGGGTCGCGTAGGCGATCGTCAACAGCGACCCGACGAGCAAGAGCACGAGCACGGGGCCGGCCCGCGCTCGAGCCGCGGCGTCGAAGACGAGGAACTTGCCGAAAAAGCCCGACAGCGGCGGGATTCCGACGAGCGCGAGCGAGCCGACGAAGACGGTGATCGCCAGCGGCGGCGACCGGCGCGCCAGCCCGCCGAGGTCGGCGAAGCGGCTCGTCCCCGTCGCGGACCTGACCGTCCCGACCGCGAGGAAGAGCAGCCCCTTTGCCAGCGTGTGGTTGAGCGCGTAGACCAGCGCAGCGACGATGGCGAACTGGCGGAGCGTCGGATCGGCCGTCGTCGCCGCGATGGCGACCGGGATCGCGATGAACCCGACCTGCCCGATGCTCGAGTAGGCGAAGACCCCCTCCATCGAGTCGCGGCCGACGGCACCGACGCCGCCGAGGAGAATGCTGGCACCGGCCATGACGAACAGCACCGCGCCGACGAACGGGAGCGGCGAGTCGCCGGCGATCGAGACGCCCGGGAGCGACAGGTCGACGGCGACCTCCGCGCCCGCGAAGACCGTAAAGGAGAGGCGGATGATGGCGTAGATTCCCACCTTTTTCGTCGCGCCGGCCAGCAGGGCGGTGATCTGGGGCGGTGCGGCCCGGTAGGCCGTCGGAATCCAGAACTGGAAGGGGACCAGCCCGGCCTTGATCGCGAACACCGACAGGAGGAGGCCGAGGAGGCCGACGACCGGCACGGGCTCGAGCCCGTAGGCCGCCGGGTCGGCCAGCCGCTGGGCGAGGTCGGCCATGTTGAGCGTCCCCGTCGTCGCGTAGATGCCGCCGACGCCCAGCAGGAAGACGGCGCTGGCCAGCAGGTTGAGCGTGACGTACCAGAACGCGGCGCGGGTGTGCTGTGGGCCGCCGCTGTAGGCGACGAAGACGTAGCTCGCCATCAGCATCACCTCGAACCAGACGAAGAGGTTGAACAGGTCGCCGGTGAGGAAGGCGCCGGTGACGCCGAGTGCGAGGAAGTGAAAGAGCGGGAAGTAGTAACTGCGCCCCTCGCCGCCGGGGAGGTGTCTGGTCGAGAAGACCAGCGACGCGACGCCGAGGATCGCGACCATGGTCAGCATGAACGCCGAGAGGCCGTCGGCGACCAACGTGATGCCGAATGGGGCCGGCCAGTCGCCGACCTGGTACGTCGCGATCCCCGGTGCGTCCGGCGCGAGAACGACGTACCAGTCGATGGCCGCCACCGCGACCGCGTACGCCGCGCCGGCGGCGAGACTCACCGCCGCTCGAGCCCGCGGGTGGCTGCCGAGCAGCAGCGAGGCGACGGCCGCGACCAGGACGATCACCATCGGCGCGATCACGAGCTGCGATTCGGTACCGACGGGCATCGCCGTCGTCGTCATCGTCGTCGTCATCATTCGCGATCACCGAGTTCCGCCACGTCCAACGTGTCGTGTTCCTCGTAGACCCGATACGACAGCACGAGCGCGAAGGCGGTCATACCGAAGCCGATCACGATCGCGGTCAGCACGAGCGCCTGCACCAGCGGGTCGGCCGTCTCCGGGACGTGCTCGCCGTGGCCGGCCAGTATCGGGACCGAGTCGGCGGTCGCCGGCGCGATGCCGCCCATCGACAACAGGTAGACGTTCGCGGCCTGGCTGATGATCGCCAGCCCCCAGACGACCCGGATCAGGTCCCGGCGCAGGAGCAGGAAGGTTCCGAGGGCGAACAGCGCGCCGACCGCGGCCGCGAGGACGACCGCCGTCATTCCGCGCCCACCACCGAGAGGATCGTGAGCAGCCCGCCGACGACCACGCAGTAGACGCCGAAGTCGAACGCCAGCGCGCTCGCGACCTCGAGATGATCGTAGATCGGGACTCCCTCGAGCATGACGAACGTCTGCGTGAGGAACGGCCGGCCGAACAGCAGCGGCGCGAGCCCGCTGGCGACCGCGATCGCGAACCCGACCGTGAAGAGCCGGCGGTAGACCGCGACGACGCGGTCCCGCGAGGGTCCCTTGCCGGGATCGACGTCCCGGCCGAGGACGCCCCGCTCGAGGAAGTCCAGCCCGAAGGCCATGTAGACGATCGCGAAGGCCGTCGTCGTGAGCACGCCGCCGATGAACCCGCCGCCGGGGAGGTTGTGTCCCTCGAAGAACAGCGAGATCGAGACGACCAGGATGATCGGCACGATCGCTCGCGCGGTCGTCCGCATGATGACCGTCGTCACTCGTCGTCACCTCCGGGAAGACCGCCGTCGCCGCGGGCCGTGTCGGCGTCGTCGGCCGGTGACTCACCGGCCCCTCGAGCGGCGGGGGAGTCGCCGCGACCCCGCATGACGATCAGCGTCAGAATCGAAATCGCGGCGAGGGCGATGACGGCGAGCTCGCCGAGCGTGTCGAACCCGCGGAAGTCGACGAGCGTCACGTTGACGATGTTGGTCCCGCCGCCTTCCGGAACCGCCTGTTCGGCGTACCCGCGGGCGATGTCGGTCGGGCCGTCGGGGCGAGCGCCGGTCGTGACCAGGACGGTGACGAACGCGGTCGCACCGACCGCGATCGAGAGCACGGCGTCGCGGGCGACCCGTTCGATCTCGACCTCGTAGTACTCGGGGATCTCCTCGATTACGAGCAGGAAGATCACGAGCACGAGCGTCTCGACGACGAGCTGGGTCAACGCGAGGTCCGGCGCGCTCGCGAGGATGTAGAAGATGGCGACCATGAAGCCGAGAATAGAGAGCGTGAGCACGCCCGCGATGTGCGATTCGGACGTGACGACGGCGAGACCGCCGATCACCGCGACGAGCAGGACGAGCGCGATAGCGAGCGAGACGTCGAGACCGAACTCGATCGGCGCGATGGCACCCGCGGCGACGAACCCGGTGAGCGCGAGCGTACAGGTCGCCGCGAGCGTCCACGACGCGTACGTCCGCAGGTGGCCGTTGTGGACAGTCTCGGCGAACCGCCGTCCTTCGTCGGAGAGTCCGTCGACGATCGCGTCGTACCACCAGTTCGCGCCGACCGGCGGGACCGCCCGCGGGATCGCGCGGATCCCCTCGTGCAGCCGACCGTAGGCCGGATACGCGAGCAGGCCGACGCCGATCGTGACGGCGCTCATCCCGACCGCGGGCGAGTACGACGTGGGGATACCGACGTGCATCTCGTGGGGATCGACCGCCGTCGACTCGAGGGCCGACTGGACGATGAGGGTGACGGCTCGCTCGGGAGCGACGCTGACGCCTGCGGCGAGCAGCGCCAGCACGGTCGGCGGGATGAGCAGGGTGACGGGCGGCCGGTGGACGTGCCCGAGCTCGTCGGGTCGCTCGCCGAAGAACAGCGAGAGGAATCGAAGCGAGTAGAGGACGGTGAAGATGCTCCCGAAGACGGCGACGGCAGGGTAGAGCAAGCCCAGCACGCCGATGTCGTGGTGGTGGCTGGCCTCGACGGCGGCCTCGAAGAGCAGTTCCTTGGAGTAGAAGCCGTTGAACGGCGGGATACCGGCCATGCTGAGTGCGACGACCGTGGTGATCGCGGCCGTGACGGGCAGGTCGCGGCGGAGGCCGCCGAGCTTTGCGATCTCTCGCGTCCCGGCTTCGTGGGCGATGATCCCCGCGACGAGGAACAGCGCGGCCTTGAACAGGGCGTGATTGAGCAGGTGGAAGACCCCGGCCTCCGCGCCGTACACGGACGTGAAGCCGAAGCCGGCGACCATCAACCCGAGGTGGCTCGCGGTCGAGTAGGCGAGCAGTTCCTTGATGTCGGTCGCCGCGACGGCCATGATCGCACAGACGGTCATCGTCGTCAGGCCGAGCGTCGCGAACAGGAAGAGCCACTCGGCGCTGACGAGCATCGGCCGGACGCGTCCGATGAAGTACACGCCCACTTTGACCATCGTCGCCGAGTGGAGGAAGGCGGAGACCGGCGTCGGGGCCGCCATCGCGTTGGGAAGCCAGAAGTGCATCGGGACCTGCGCGGACTTGGTCCCTGCGCCGATCGCGAGCAGCCCCAGCACCGGGAGGAATAGCCCTCGGTCCCGGAGGGCCTGTTGCATCCTGTCGGGGTTCTCGAGCATCGCCGCGAGGTCGAACGCGGCCCCTGGGCCGAGGACGTCGCCGGCGACGATCGAGAGAAGCAGGAAGCCGACCAGCAGGAAGAGGCCGCCGCCGACGGTGATGAGCATGGCCATCCTGGCGGCGTACTGTGAGGAGTCGTCGGCGGTGAAGTAGCCGATCAGGACGAACGAACAGAGGCTGGTGAGTTCCCAGAAGAGGAAGATCGAGATCAGGTCCGCGGCCAGAGCGACGCCGACGATCGATCCCATGAAGGCGAGCAGGGCGGCGTAGTACCTGCTGAGTCCTCCCTGCCCGTGCATGTACGCGGGCGAGTAGGTGAAGATGAGCGCGCCGATCCCGCACGCGAGCAGCGCGAACAACAGCGCCCAGCCGTCCACGTAGAACCGAAGCGCGATATTGAGCGAGGGGATCCACTCGAGCTCGACGGCCCCTTCACTTCCGTACTGTGTCGCGAGGAGGCCGAACGACGCGAGCGCGACGACGGTTCCGGCGAATCCGGTTCCCTCGCCGAGGACGCGGAAGAAAAGCGGCGTGAGTGCTGCAGCGACGAACGGCAGTGCGACCGCGGCGACGACTATCGCCAGGTCGGGAGACATTCGGTACGCCGAGGGTAGGGGGACACCGCCCTTAAACGATTACCTTTCGGAAGGCGAACCAGTGGAGGGAATCGATTGCCGGGACGGGGATCGCTGTTCTCGGATCGCCAGACTTACGATCCCGAATCCCGACCTCGATCGGCGAGTCCGACACGCTTATTCGCGAACGGCGACGAATCACGCCTAGTGAGTACCGAGACGCCAGAACCGACCGAAACCGAAGCGTTCGAGCGGGTCTGTGAGACGCTCGTCGAGCGGATCCTCGCCGGCGAGATCGAGCGCGACGAGGTCGAGACGGCCAAACTCGAGGCCTGTTCGGAACACTCGGCCCCGAAGGTGCCGAAGAACTCCGAACTGCTCGATTACGCGCCAGAGGAGCACCGCGAGGATCTCGAGACCGTGCTCCAGCGCAAACCAGTTCGCACGGCCTCCGGCGTCTCGC from Natrinema salaciae encodes:
- the mbhE gene encoding hydrogen gas-evolving membrane-bound hydrogenase subunit E, whose protein sequence is MSPDLAIVVAAVALPFVAAALTPLFFRVLGEGTGFAGTVVALASFGLLATQYGSEGAVELEWIPSLNIALRFYVDGWALLFALLACGIGALIFTYSPAYMHGQGGLSRYYAALLAFMGSIVGVALAADLISIFLFWELTSLCSFVLIGYFTADDSSQYAARMAMLITVGGGLFLLVGFLLLSIVAGDVLGPGAAFDLAAMLENPDRMQQALRDRGLFLPVLGLLAIGAGTKSAQVPMHFWLPNAMAAPTPVSAFLHSATMVKVGVYFIGRVRPMLVSAEWLFLFATLGLTTMTVCAIMAVAATDIKELLAYSTASHLGLMVAGFGFTSVYGAEAGVFHLLNHALFKAALFLVAGIIAHEAGTREIAKLGGLRRDLPVTAAITTVVALSMAGIPPFNGFYSKELLFEAAVEASHHHDIGVLGLLYPAVAVFGSIFTVLYSLRFLSLFFGERPDELGHVHRPPVTLLIPPTVLALLAAGVSVAPERAVTLIVQSALESTAVDPHEMHVGIPTSYSPAVGMSAVTIGVGLLAYPAYGRLHEGIRAIPRAVPPVGANWWYDAIVDGLSDEGRRFAETVHNGHLRTYASWTLAATCTLALTGFVAAGAIAPIEFGLDVSLAIALVLLVAVIGGLAVVTSESHIAGVLTLSILGFMVAIFYILASAPDLALTQLVVETLVLVIFLLVIEEIPEYYEVEIERVARDAVLSIAVGATAFVTVLVTTGARPDGPTDIARGYAEQAVPEGGGTNIVNVTLVDFRGFDTLGELAVIALAAISILTLIVMRGRGDSPAARGAGESPADDADTARGDGGLPGGDDE